One stretch of Calonectris borealis chromosome 5, bCalBor7.hap1.2, whole genome shotgun sequence DNA includes these proteins:
- the PRDM11 gene encoding PR domain-containing protein 11 isoform X2, producing MMEIEPNLSSFEFPGDKKLQREKAEKNVENQEDTRGPLQLATLKQGKSPYKRSCDEGESHPQTKKKKIDLIFKDVLEASLESAKFEENQLATSTPLSIRKASKYQAEDIFERCGSAMQHGSLNLSRNRSEGEWKVPHGSSFSSAKEVGILEDEEEEPLSLKADSPTELSLASARGNSHEIPTTSFCPNCIRLKKKIRELQAELDMLRSGKLPEPPVLPPQVPELQEFSDPTASESIISVPTIMEDDDQEVDSADESVSNDMIAATDEPSKMSSATGRRIRRFKQEWLKKFWFLRYSPTLNEMWCHVCRQYTVQSSRTSAFIIGSKQFKIHTIKLHSQSNLHKKCLQLYKLRMHPEKTEEMCRNMTLLFNTAYHLALEGRPYYDFRPLAELLRKCELKVVDQYMNEGDCQILIHHIARALREDLVERIRQSPFLSIILDGQSDDLLADTVAVYVQYTSSDGPPATEFLSLQELGFSTTDSYLQALDRAFSSLGIRLQDEKPTIGLGVDGANITASLRANLFMTIRKTLPWLLCLPFMVHRPHLEILDAISGKELPCLEELENNLKQLLSFYRYSPRLMCELRVTAATLCEETEFLGDIRAVKWIIGEQNVLNALIKDYLEVVAHLKDVSGQTQRADASAIALALLQFLMDYQSIKLIYFLLDVIAVLSRLAYIFQGEYLLVSQVDDKIEEAIQEISRLADSPGEYLQEFEENFRESFNGIAVKNLRVAEAKFQSIREKICQKTQVILAQRFDSRSRTFVKACQVFDLAAWPRSTDELMTYGKEDMVQIFEHLETVPSFSREVCREGMDTRGSLLMEWRELKVDYYTKNGFKDLLSHICKYKQRFPLLNKIVQILKVLPTSSACCEKGRTALQRVRKNNRSRLTLEQLSDLLTIAVNGPPIANFDCKRALDSWFEEKSGNSYALSAEMLSRMSSLDQKPMLQSMDHGSEFYPDI from the exons ATGATGGAAATTGAGCCAAACCTATCGTCTTTTGAATTTCCAG GAGACAAAAAGTTGCagagggaaaaggcagaaaagaatgtGGAAAATCAAGAGGACACGAGGGGGCCGCTCCAGCTCGCCACCTTAAAACAAGGGAAGAGCCCCTACAAGCGCAGCTGTGACGAGGGGGAATCCCAcccccaaacaaagaaaaaaaagattgaccTCATCTTCAAAGACGTTCTGGAGGCTTCCTTGGAGTCCGCCAAATTTGAAGAGAACCAGTTAGCAACGAGTACGCCTCTTTCCATCAGAAAAGCATCTAAATACCAGGCCGAAGACATCTTTGAGAGGTGTGGCAGTGCCATGCAGCATGGCTCCCTGAACCTCAGCAGAAACCGAAGCGAGGGGGAATGGAAGGTCCCCCACGGTTCCTCTTTCAGCTCAGCCAAAGAGGTGGGCATCCTTGAAGACGAGGAAGAAGAGCCCTTGTCACTCAAAGCAGACAGCCCCACCGAGCTGTCACTGGCCTCTGCACGAGGCAACTCCCACGAAATCCCCACCACCTCCTTCTGCCCCAACTGCATCCGGCTGAAGAAGAAGATCCGGGAGCTGCAGGCCGAGTTAGACATGCTGAGGTCTGGGAAGTTGCCCGAGCCACCCGTGCTACCGCCCCAGGTACCCGAGCTCCAAGAGTTCTCGGACCCCACAG cttcagAAAGCATCATCTCTGTTCCCACCATCATGGAGGACGATGACCAAGAGGTGGATTCTGCTGATGAATCGGTTTCCAATGACATGATTGCTGCTACAGACGAGCCTTCCAAGATGTCTTCTGCGACGGGCCGGAGGATACGGCGGTTCAAGCAAGAGTGGCTTAAAAAGTTTTGGTTTCTGCGGTACTCCCCGACACTGAATGAAATGTGGTGCCACGTCTGTAGGCAGTACACAGTGCAATCCTCTCGGACTTCAGCCTTCATCATTGGCTCAAAGCAGTTCAAGATACACACGATAAAGCTTCACAGCCAGAGCAACCTCCACAAGAAGTGCCTGCAGCTTTACAAGCTCAGGATGCACccagagaagacagaagagatgTGCCGAAATATGACCCTGCTCTTCAATACCGCCTACCACTTGGCCCTGGAGGGCAGGCCCTACTACGACTTTCGGCCTCTGGCAGAACTACTGAGGAAGTGTGAGCTCAAGGTGGTGGATCAATACATGAACGAGGGGGACTGCCAAATCTTAATCCACCACATTGCCCGGGCTCTTCGAGAGGACCTGGTTGAACGCATCCGACAGTCTCCCTTCCTCAGCATCATCCTGGACGGGCAGAGCGATGACTTGCTTGCAGACACGGTTGCGGTTTATGTGCAGTACACGAGCAGCGATGGGCCTCCGGCAACCGAATTCCTGTCTCTTCAGGAACTGGGCTTTTCTACAACGGACAGTTACCTCCAAGCGCTAGACAGGGCTTTTTCCAGCCTGGGAATACGATTGCAGGATGAGAAGCCAACTATTGGCTTGGGAGTCGATGGTGCTAACATTACCGCCAGCCTGAGAGCCAACTTGTTCATGACAATCAGAAAGACCTTGCCCTGGCTTCTCTGCCTGCCCTTTATGGTGCACAGGCCCCACTTGGAAATTTTGGATGCAATCAGCGGGAAGGAACTGCCGTGCCTGGAGGAGCTAGAAAACAATTTGAAGCAACTGCTCAGTTTCTATCGTTACTCTCCCCGACTCATGTGTGAGTTGAGGGTCACTGCTGCCACTCTGTGCGAAGAGACGGAGTTCTTGGGGGACATTCGAGCAGTGAAGTGGATCATTGGGGAGCAGAATGTCCTCAACGCTCTAATCAAGGATTACCTTGAGGTTGTGGCCCATCTCAAAGACGTCAGCGGCCAGACCCAAAGGGCGGACGCTTCTGCCATTGCCTTGGCTCTCCTGCAGTTCCTGATGGACTACCAGTCGATTAAACTCATCTACTTCCTATTGGATGTGATTGCTGTGCTTTCACGCCTTGCCTACATCTTCCAAGGGGAGTACCTTCTTGTGTCGCAGGTGGACGATAAAATAGAGGAGGCCATCCAGGAGATCAGCCGGCTAGCAGACTCGCCCGGGGAGTACTTGCAGGAATTCGAGGAAAACTTCCGCGAAAGCTTTAATGGCATTGCTGTGAAAAACCTACGGGTGGCTGAAGCCAAATTCCAGTCGATCAGAGAAAAGATCTGCCAGAAGACCCAGGTGATCCTAGCCCAAAGGTTCGATTCCCGTAGCCGGACATTTGTGAAGGCCTGTCAGGTATTTGACCTTGCAGCTTGGCCCAGAAGCACTGATGAGCTCATGACCTATGGGAAGGAGGATATGGTACAAATATTTGAACACCTGGAGACGGTCCCGTCGTTTTCCAGAGAGGTTTGCAGAGAGGGGATGGACACCCGAGGGAGTCTGCTGATGGAGTGGCGAGAACTCAAGGTGGATTATTATACCAAAAACGGTTTTAAAGATTTGCTCAGTCACATTTGTAAATACAAACAGAGATTCCCCCTCCTAAATAAAATAGTTCAGATCCTTAAAGTCCTTCCCACCTCATCGGCCTGCTGCGAGAAGGGGCGCACCGCCCTGCAGAGAGTGCGCAAAAACAACCGCTCTCGGCTCACGCTGGAGCAGCTCAGCGATCTTTTGACGATTGCCGTTAACGGGCCGCCCATTGCCAACTTCGATTGCAAAAGGGCGCTAGATAGTTGGTTCGAGGAGAAGTCGGGCAATAGTTATGCGCTGTCGGCTGAAATGCTGAGCAGGATGTCGTCTCTTGATCAGAAGCCAATGTTGCAGAGCATGGACCATGGCTCTGAGTTTTACCCCGATATTTAG